Proteins found in one Gadus macrocephalus chromosome 23, ASM3116895v1 genomic segment:
- the LOC132452912 gene encoding protein adenylyltransferase SelO-like produces the protein METDDFLKRLVVNEQSVWRDQFYDGNGNSSPDRPVDGFAHGVCNTDNFSLLSSPSTTDLLASLSPTTDHIISFVSTDFVPNTSDDEGRYGIGAQADVGLFNLEKLLESLQPALSPSQQQRAAAVLKGYAGLYQMRFHQLFKAKLGLLGEEEEDGNLIAFLLKMMEDTGSDFTMTFRQLSEASVQQLHRGGFTQVTWALHDLSSHQLFSDWSRLYLLRLARQEGDDDEDRRHRMKSVNPRYVLRNWMAESATRKAETNDFSEVVLLHDVLGNPFIAQDAAEETGYAARPPLWGRRLKVSCSS, from the exons ATGGAGACGGATGACTTTCTCAAGCG TCTGGTGGTGAATGAGCAGTCGGTTTGGAGAGATCAGTTCTATGACGGAAAC GGAAACAGCTCACCTGATCGCCCCGTGGATGGCTTTGCACATG GGGTCTGCAACACAGATAACTTCAGCCTGCTCTCATCACCATCGACTACGGACCTTTTGGCTTCATTGAGTCCTACGACcga CCATATCATATCATTTGTGTCCACAGATTTTGTCCCCAACACCTCAGACGACGAGGGCCGCTACGGCATCGGAGCGCAGGCTGACGTGGGTCTGTTCAACCTGGAGAAGCTTCTAGAATCCCTGCAGCCTGCCCTCTCCCCCAGCCAGCAGCAGCG GGCTGCAGCTGTGTTAAAGGGCTACGCTGGACTTTACCAGATGAG ATTTCACCAGCTCTTCAAGGCCAAGCTGGGGCTActgggtgaggaagaggaggacgggaATCTTATAGCCTTCCTCCTTAAG ATGATGGAGGACACGGGGTCAGACTTCACCATGACCTTCAGACAGCTCAGCGAGGCGTCAGTGCAGCAGCTTCACCGCGGTGGCTTCACTCAG gtgACGTGGGCTCTTCATGACCTCTCGTCCCACCAGCTGTTCTCTGATTGGTCGAGGTTGTACCTGCTCAGGCTGGCCAG ACAGGAAGGCGATGATGACGAGGATCGACGGCACCGGATGAAGA GTGTGAACCCCAGGTACGTCCTGAGGAACTGGATGGCTGAGTCGGCCACCAGGAAGGCAGAGACCAACGACTTTTCAGAG GTGGTGCTGTTACATGATGTTCTGGGGAACCCCTTCATAGCGCAAGACGCTGCAGAGGAGACAGGCTATGCAGCGCGGCCTCCGCTGTGGGGGCGGAGGTTAAAGGTCAGCTGCTCTTCCTGA